The Gouania willdenowi chromosome 7, fGouWil2.1, whole genome shotgun sequence genome includes a window with the following:
- the LOC114467411 gene encoding host cell factor 1-like encodes MAAEQNPVVLQPRWKRVLGWTGPVPRPRHGHRAVAIKELMVVFGGGNEGIVDELHVYNTATNQWFIPAVRGDIPPGCAAYGFVCDGTRLLVFGGMVEYGKYSNDLYELQASRWEWKRLKAKAPKSGPPPCPRLGHSFSLIGSRCYLFGGLANDSEDPKNNIPRYLNDLYCLELRPGSSVVGWEIPSTSGPAPPPRESHTAVASSGRGANRLIIYGGMSGCRLGDLWMLDIDSLVWSQPAPNGVPPLPRSLHSATTINNKMYVFGGWVPLVMDDVKTATHEKEWKCTNSLACFNLESLRWETVVMEGVEEDLPRARAGHCSVAINSRLYIWSGRDGYRKAWNNQVCCKDLWYLETERPVAPSRVQLVRANTSSLEVSWGPSQTADTYLLQLQKYELPVTPAVTSPTPKTPALTASTPAGQVIPLSGLIAGSPLAAKAPGLMKVAAAPAAGTPIVAMRQAAPKSPVAVTTLPAGVRMVVPAQSGQTQLGGSPQMSGMAALAAAAAATQKIPPSTAAVINVPQGATMVKTVAVSPGSNTVKVVNSAARLLKTASAQVGGATVVSSPGTPTRPIITVHKSGTVTVSQQAQVVTTMVGGVTKTITLVNSPLGVGGGGTLLGNLGNLGKVVSVVQNKSLQGGALTGQPGSAAVAQILQAKGALPAGTILKLVTSADGKQTTILTTVQAESAGTKPSILNVSPTTAKPGTAFIKTIPVSALQGATGGTSPITFLTSKMVTPGSGGKIITTIPKISAGQQGLTQVVLKGAPGTPGTIFRTVPMGGVRLLSPGTGGTKPTVTTLVVKGTTGVSSLVTGSVSTAVAGGEPAATNASLVTPITNLATIATLAGQVTTATSSGPKQVTLITTPSGAEAQPLVQDLPVSIMASPTSEEPVSTTSTTTTAEGGSRDSATVTLVCSNPPCETHETGTTNTPTVAMATMGGGGGENNGQVCSNPPCETHETGTTNTATVTSSSMSAETQVNEGRVCSNPPCETHETGTTNTPTTAGAGALRQVCSNPPCETHETGTTNTATTATAAQQGGDSVTESATSSEAVPPTTTANQSRAVTTVTQATPTPGPSIPEISSLVGEEQAEGKEEEPMETESQSEAVMLQIEGSDAAQLASWTASGGATLMVSGLSGDQLAVATATDDEATQQPTIRAVLQAAGHTGDAVDQSVPIVLTQQELAVLVQQQQQLQDTQQEAAEPPQSSVPTEGLAPADSLNDPSAEANANELSSSAVTSAVARLASTFGPAPTLTPNQGKVQAGGSTPLTEVTNGIAAGGAVQVKDSRWFDVGVVKVTNMTVTHFYVPDDDSTGDDDSGVVPDYSRMKKVELQTGTAYKFRVAGINICGRGAFSEVSAFKTCLPGFPGAPCAIKISKNMDGAQLTWEPPAVTPGKISEYSVYLAIQSSQASACSTSGPAQLAFMRVYCGSNPSCLVQLSSLANAHIDYTTKPAVIFRIAARNQKGYGPATQVRWLQETSKDAKPAAKRPATGLDLKPTAGKKFRTDQ; translated from the exons ATGGCGGCTGAACAGAACCCTGTGGTGCTCCAGCCCCGGTGGAAGCGCGTCCTGGGCTGGACCGGCCCAGTGCCGAGGCCTCGGCACGGACACCGGGCCGTGGCTATCAAAGAGCTGATGGTGGTGTTCGGAGGAGGGAACGAGGGCATCGTGGACGAGCTGCACGTCTACAACACCG ctaCCAACCAGTGGTTCATCCCAGCGGTCCGTGGTGATATCCCTCCAGGCTGTGCTGCCTATGGCTTTGTGTGTGATGGGACGAGGCTGCTGGTGTTTGGAGGAATGGTTGAATACGGAAAATACAGCAACGACTTGTACGAGCTGCAG GCGAGTCGCTGGGAGTGGAAGCGTCTGAAGGCCAAAGCCCCAAAGAGCGGCCCCCCTCCCTGTCCACGCCTGGgacacagcttctctctgattgGCAGCCGCTGCTACCTGTTTGGAGGGCTGGCCAATGACAGCGAAGACCCAAAAAACAATATTCCAAG GTACCTCAACGACCTGTACTGCCTGGAGCTGCGGCCGGGCTCCAGCGTGGTAGGCTGGGAAATCCCGTCCACCTCCGGCCCGGCCCCGCCCCCCAGAGAGAGTCACACGGCGGTGGCGTCGAGCGGCCGCGGCGCCAACAGACTGATCATCTACGGAGGGATGAGCGGTTGTCGGCTGGGGGACCTCTGGATGCTCGACATCG ACTCTCTGGTGTGGAGCCAACCTGCACCGAATGGGGTGCCACCGCTTCCTCGCAGTCTGCACTCAGCAACCACCATCAACAACAA gATGTACGTGTTTGGAGGTTGGGTCCCGTTGGTGATGGACGACGTGAAAACAGCAACGCACGAGAAAGAGTGGAAGTGCACCAACTCGCTGGCCTGCTTCAACCTGG AGTCTCTGCGCTGGGAGACGGTGGTGATGGAGGGCGTGGAGGAGGACCTCCCCAGGGCAAGGGCGGGTCACTGCAGTGTGGCCATCAACTCCAGACTCTACATCTGGAGCGGCAGAGATGGCTACAGGAAGGCCTGGAACAACCAGGTGTGCTGTAAGGACCTGTGGTACCTGGAGACAG AGCGACCCGTGGCTCCATCCAGGGTCCAGCTGGTCCGAGCCAACACCTCGTCCCTGGAGGTGAGCTGGGGGCCGTCGCAGACTGCCGACACCTACCTACTGCAACTGCAGAAGTACGAGCTCCCCGTCACACCTGCAGTCACAAGCCCCACCCCCAAGACCCCTGCCCTCACCGCCTCAACGCCAGCTGGTCAGGTGATCCCGCTGTCCGGACTCATCGCAGGAAGCCCATTGGCTGCCAAGGCCCCAG GCCTCATGAAGGTagcagcagctccagcagcAGGAACACCCATCGTTGCCATGAGACAGGCGGCACCCAAATCTCCGGTTGCTGTGACAACCCTTCCAGCCGGTGTTCGGATGGTGGTCCCCGCTCAGAGTGGACAGACA CAACTCGGAGGAAGTCCTCAGATGAGTGGGATGGCGGCGCTGGCGGCAGCTGCTGCAGCGACCCAGAAGATCCCTCCGTCTACAGCCGCCGTGATAAACGTTCCCCAGGGAGCAACCATGGTGAAGACGGTAGCCGTGAGTCCAGGGAGCAACACTGTGAAAGTG GTCAACTCAGCTGCTCGACTGTTAAAAACTGCTTCCGCTCAGGTGGGTGGAGCTACTGTAGTCTCTTCCCCCGGAACCCCCACTCGACCAATCATCACGGTGCACAAGTCTGGGACGGTGACAGTGTCTCAGCAGGCCCAGGTGGTCACCACCATGGTGGGTGGAGTCACAAAGACCATCACGCTGGTCAACAGTCCACTGGGCGTCGGAGGAGGCGGGACTTTG CTCGGAAACCTTGGTAACCTGGGTAAGGTGGTGTCGGTGGTCCAGAACAAGTCCCTTCAGGGAGGAGCACTTACTGGTCAACCTGGGAGTGCAGCGGTCGCTCAGATCCTCCAG GCAAAGGGGGCGCTGCCTGCTGGAACTATCCTTAAGCTGGTGACGTCAGCTGACGGTAAACAGACAACTATCCTCACCACCGTACAGGCTGAGTCAGCAGGAACCAAACCCTCCATCCTCAACGTGTCGCCCACCACCGCCAAACCAGGAACCGCCTTCATCAAGACCATCCCTGTGTCAGCGCTGCAGGGAGCCACAG GCGGCACAAGTCCAATCACCTTCTTAACCAGTAAAATGGTCACACCAGGAAGTGGAGGAAAGATCATCACCACCATCCCCAAGATCTCAGCAGGACAGCAGGGACTCACACAG gtggtgcTGAAAGGCGCCCCTGGTACACCTGGTACCATCTTTAGGACCGTACCAATGGGGGGTGTAAGACTACTTTCACCAGGAACAGGTGGCACCAAACCCACCGTCACCACGCTGGTCGTCAAGGGAACCACAG GTGTGTCTAGTCTGGTGACAGGCAGCGTCTCCACAGCAGTGGCTGGAGGGGAACCCGCCGCGACCAACGCCTCTTTGGTAACGCCCATTACCAACCTGGCAACCATCGCCACGTTGGCCGGGCAGGTTACCACGGCAACCAGCAGCGGACCCAAACAG gTGACTCTGATCACGACTCCGAGCGGCGCCGAGGCTCAGCCGCTGGTTCAGGACCTGCCCGTCTCCATCATGGCGTCCCCCACCTCTGAGGAGCCTGTTAGCACCACCAGCACCACCACCACGGCAGAGGGGGGTTCACGTGACTCAGCCACAG TGACGCTGGTCTGCTCCAACCCGCCCTGCGAGACGCACGAGACGGGGACGACCAACACACCCAcggttgccatggcaaccatggggggaggaggaggagagaacaACGGCCAGGTGTGCTCCAACCCACCCTGCGAGACGCATGAGACCGGGACGACAAACACTGCCACGGTGACGTCATCCAGCATGAGCGCAGAGACACAG GTAAACGAAGGCAGAGTCTGCTCTAATCCGCCATGTGAGACGCATGAGACGGGGACGACCAACACGCCCACCACAGCAGGAGCAGGTGCTCTACGACAG gTGTGTTCCAACCCGCCCTGTGAGACCCACGAGACTGGAACCACCAACACAGCCACCACCGCCACTG CAGCCCAGCAGGGCGGCGACAGTGTGACGGAGTCAGCGACCTCCTCTGAGGCCGTCCCTCCCACCACAACGGCCAATCAAAGCAGAGCTGTCACCACTGTCACACAGGCCACACCCACTCCAGGACCATCCATACCT GAGATCTCCTCATTGGTTGGGGAGGAACAGGCTGAGGGCAAGGAGGAAGAACCTATGGAGACggagagccaatcagaggctgtGATGTTGCAAATAGAGGGCAGTGATGCAGCTCAG TTGGCGTCATGGACGGCGTCAGGCGGAGCCACCCTGATGGTGTCGGGACTGAGCGGTGATCAGCTGGCTGTTGCCACAGCGACCGATGATGAGGCCACTCAACAGCCCACGATTCGGGCGGTGCTGCAGGCGGCCGGACACACGG GAGACGCCGTGGATCAGTCCGTCCCAATTGTGCTGACTCAGCAGGAGCTGGCGGTGCtggtccagcagcagcagcagctccaggaCACCCAGCAGGAAGCAGCAGAACCTCCTCAGAGCAGCGTCCCCACAG AAGGCCTTGCTCCAGCTGACAGCCTCAACGACCCGTCAGCTGAAGCTAACGCTAACGAGCTATCCTCCTCCGCCGTCACCAGCGCTGTCGCCCGATTGGCCAGCACATTTGGTCCTGCGCCAACACTGACGCCCAATCAAGGCAAGGTCCAGGCTGGAGGCTCCACCCCTCTGACAGAGGTGACCAATGGCATCGCGGCTGGAGGAGCG gtCCAGGTGAAGGACAGTCGATGGTTTGATGTGGGCGTGGTTAAAGTCACCAACATGACGGTCACTCATTTCTACGTCCCTGACGACGACAGCACAGGAGAT GACGACTCGGGTGTGGTGCCCGACTACAGTCGTATGAAGAAGGTGGAGCTACAGACGGGGACAGCCTATAAGTTCAGGGTGGCGGGCATCAACATCTGCGGCCGTGGCGCCTTCTCAGAGGTGTCTGCCTTCAAAACGTGTCTGCCTGGGTTCCCTGGAGCGCCGTGTGCCATCAAAATCAGCAAG AACATGGACGGGGCTCAGCTAACTTGGGAGCCTCCGGCTGTCACCCCGGGTAAGATCAGTGAGTACTCTGTGTACCTGGCCATCCAGTCCAGCCAGGCATCGGCATGCTCCACCTCCGGCCCTGCCCAGCTGGCGTTCATGCGTGTGTACTGCGGGTCGAACCCGTCCTGCCTGGTCCAGTTGTCCAGCCTGGCCAACGCACACATCGACTACACAACCAAACCCGCCGTCATCTTCCGCATCGCAGCACGCAACCAGAAGGGCTACGGCCCCGCCACGCAGGTCCGATGGCTGCAAG AAACCAGTAAAGACGCCAAACCAGCCGCCAAGAGACCAGCAACCGGACTGGACCT taAACCCACTGCAGGAAAGAAGTTCCGAACCGACCAATAG